Proteins encoded together in one Streptomyces roseifaciens window:
- a CDS encoding alkaline phosphatase D family protein yields MAQGSGHAVGRRAVLLGAVGAAAAAAVPPAVGAAPALALAGRPEARWGVQAGDVTASSGLVWVRADRRARMIVETSATESFRSVRRWHGPLVGPGTDFTGRTALRGLPPGEQIHYRVLLADPDDPRRTGRPVHGTFRTAPAYRSDVRFLWSGDLAGQGWGINPDRGGYRIYEHMRRLEPDFFLCSGDTIYADGPIAPSVTLPDGSVWRNVTTEEKAKVAETLAEFRGAFRYNLLDANLRRFNAEVPTVVQWDDHEVHNNWYPGQIMDDARYTEKSLDVLAARSRRAFSEYFPLSTQQEDGDGRIHRVLHHGPLLDVFVLDMRTYRNANSPGRRPDDAQGILGARQLEWLKRELSRSRAVWKVIASDMPLGLVVTDGPADFEAVAQGDPGAPLGRELQIAELLRHVKHRRITGTVWLTADVHYTSAQHYAPERAAFKDFAPFWEFVSGPLNAGGFPANKLDGTFGPQQVFLKAPATANVPPGRGSQFFGEVSIDGEGGELTVRLRDEEGAVLFTKVLQPGRVGQ; encoded by the coding sequence ATGGCGCAGGGGTCCGGGCACGCAGTCGGCAGACGCGCGGTGCTGCTGGGGGCGGTGGGCGCCGCCGCGGCGGCCGCGGTGCCGCCGGCCGTGGGCGCCGCCCCTGCGCTGGCCCTGGCGGGCCGGCCGGAGGCGCGGTGGGGCGTGCAGGCCGGTGACGTGACGGCCTCCTCGGGCCTGGTGTGGGTGCGGGCCGACCGCCGCGCCCGGATGATCGTGGAGACCTCGGCCACGGAGTCCTTCCGCTCCGTGCGCCGCTGGCACGGCCCGCTGGTCGGGCCGGGTACGGACTTCACCGGCAGGACGGCGCTGCGCGGCCTGCCGCCCGGCGAACAGATCCACTACCGCGTCCTGCTGGCCGACCCGGACGACCCCCGCCGCACCGGCCGCCCGGTCCACGGCACCTTCCGCACGGCGCCCGCCTACCGCTCGGACGTGCGCTTCCTGTGGTCGGGCGACCTGGCCGGGCAGGGCTGGGGCATCAACCCCGACCGCGGCGGCTACCGCATCTACGAGCACATGCGCCGCCTGGAACCGGACTTCTTCCTGTGCAGCGGCGACACCATCTACGCCGACGGCCCCATCGCCCCGTCCGTGACGCTGCCCGACGGCAGCGTCTGGCGGAACGTCACGACCGAGGAGAAGGCGAAGGTCGCCGAGACGCTGGCCGAGTTCCGCGGCGCGTTCCGGTACAACCTGCTCGACGCCAACCTGCGCCGGTTCAACGCCGAGGTGCCCACCGTCGTCCAGTGGGACGACCACGAGGTGCACAACAACTGGTACCCGGGCCAGATCATGGACGACGCGCGCTACACGGAGAAGAGCCTGGACGTGCTGGCCGCCCGCTCGCGGCGGGCCTTCTCCGAATACTTCCCCCTCTCCACGCAGCAGGAGGACGGCGACGGCCGTATCCACCGCGTCCTGCACCACGGTCCCCTGCTGGACGTCTTCGTCCTGGACATGCGCACGTACCGCAACGCCAACTCGCCCGGCCGCCGCCCCGACGACGCCCAGGGCATCCTGGGCGCCCGGCAGCTGGAGTGGCTCAAGCGGGAGCTGTCGCGCTCGCGCGCGGTGTGGAAGGTGATCGCCTCCGACATGCCGCTGGGGCTCGTGGTCACCGACGGCCCGGCGGACTTCGAGGCGGTCGCGCAGGGCGACCCGGGCGCGCCCCTCGGCCGCGAGCTGCAGATCGCCGAGTTGCTGCGGCACGTCAAGCACCGGCGGATCACCGGCACGGTCTGGCTGACCGCGGACGTGCACTACACCTCGGCGCAGCACTACGCCCCGGAGCGGGCGGCGTTCAAGGACTTCGCGCCGTTCTGGGAGTTCGTCTCGGGGCCGCTGAACGCGGGCGGCTTCCCGGCGAACAAGCTGGACGGCACGTTCGGCCCGCAGCAGGTCTTCCTCAAGGCGCCGGCCACCGCCAACGTCCCGCCCGGCCGGGGCAGCCAGTTCTTCGGCGAGGTGTCCATCGACGGCGAGGGCGGCGAGCTGACGGTGCGGCTGCGGGACGAGGAGGGGGCGGTGCTGTTCACCAAGGTGCTGCAGCCGGGGCGCGTCGGACAATGA
- a CDS encoding HNH endonuclease family protein, with protein sequence MILRIRWRRAATAAALCLSAVIAPAVLPASAAPPPAPRDLPEPPAVSAARVELADLTVEAPHSMAGYSRAKFPHWIKQMGTCDTREVVLSRDGREVRTDDQCRAASGQWHSAYDGKDFTAAGQLDIDHMVPLANAWRSGADTWTTDRRKQFANDLVNPQLIAVSAASNRSKGDQSPDQWRPPLNSYWCAYSRSWTHIKHLYKLSVTQSEQDTLTAMLDTCDR encoded by the coding sequence GTGATCCTACGAATCCGGTGGCGCCGCGCCGCCACCGCCGCAGCCCTGTGCCTGTCCGCCGTCATCGCCCCCGCCGTCCTGCCGGCGTCGGCCGCACCGCCACCGGCGCCGCGCGACCTGCCGGAGCCGCCGGCGGTGTCCGCCGCCCGGGTGGAGCTGGCCGACCTGACCGTCGAGGCGCCGCACTCGATGGCCGGGTACAGCCGCGCGAAGTTCCCCCACTGGATCAAGCAGATGGGCACCTGCGACACCCGCGAGGTGGTCCTCTCCCGCGACGGCCGGGAGGTCAGGACCGACGACCAGTGCCGCGCGGCCTCCGGCCAGTGGCACAGCGCCTACGACGGCAAGGACTTCACGGCGGCGGGCCAGCTCGACATCGACCACATGGTGCCCCTCGCCAACGCCTGGCGGTCGGGGGCCGACACCTGGACCACGGACCGCCGCAAGCAGTTCGCCAACGACCTGGTCAACCCCCAGCTCATCGCCGTGTCCGCCGCCTCCAACCGGTCCAAGGGCGACCAGAGCCCGGACCAGTGGCGGCCGCCGCTGAACTCGTACTGGTGTGCGTACTCCCGCTCCTGGACCCACATCAAGCACCTGTACAAGCTCAGCGTGACGCAGAGCGAGCAGGACACCCTTACTGCCATGCTGGACACATGCGATCGATGA
- the purB gene encoding adenylosuccinate lyase: MSVKPRIPNVLAGRYASAELAVLWSPEYKVTLERRLWLAVLRAQKDLGIEVPDAALADYERVLDQVDLASIAEREKVTRHDVKARIEEFNALAGHEHIHKGMTSRDLTENVEQLQIRLSLELVRDRSVAVLARLGKLAAENAELVMAGRSHNVAAQATTLGKRFATGADELLVAFARLEELLGRYPLRGIKGPVGTAQDMLDLLGGDATKLDELERRIAHHLGFAQAFTSVGQVYPRSLDYEVVTSLVQLAAAPSSLAKTIRLMAGHELVTEGFKPGQVGSSAMPHKMNTRSCERVNGLMVILRGYASMAGELAGDQWNEGDVSCSVVRRVALPDAFFALDGLMETFLTVLDEFGAFPAVVARELDRYLPFLATTKVLMAAVRAGVGREVAHEAIKEHAVASALAMREQGAERNELLDKLAADERIPLDRAGLDALMADKLSFTGAAADQAALVVSRIEEIAKRHPEAAAYAPGAIL; the protein is encoded by the coding sequence GTGTCTGTGAAGCCCCGCATCCCCAATGTCCTGGCCGGCCGCTACGCCTCCGCCGAGCTGGCCGTCCTGTGGTCCCCCGAGTACAAGGTGACGCTGGAGCGGCGGCTGTGGCTCGCCGTGCTGCGCGCGCAGAAGGACCTGGGGATCGAGGTGCCGGACGCCGCCCTCGCCGACTACGAGCGCGTGCTCGACCAGGTCGACCTCGCCTCGATCGCAGAGCGCGAGAAGGTCACCCGGCACGACGTCAAGGCCCGCATCGAGGAGTTCAACGCCCTCGCCGGCCACGAGCACATCCACAAGGGCATGACGTCCCGCGACCTCACCGAGAACGTCGAGCAGCTGCAGATCCGGCTGTCCCTGGAGCTCGTCCGGGACCGGTCCGTGGCCGTCCTCGCCCGCCTCGGGAAGCTCGCCGCGGAGAACGCCGAGCTGGTCATGGCCGGCCGCTCGCACAACGTCGCCGCCCAGGCCACCACCCTCGGCAAGCGCTTCGCGACCGGCGCCGACGAGCTGCTCGTCGCCTTCGCGCGCCTGGAGGAGCTGCTCGGCCGCTATCCGCTGCGCGGCATCAAGGGCCCCGTCGGCACCGCCCAGGACATGCTCGACCTGCTCGGCGGGGACGCCACCAAGCTGGACGAGCTGGAGCGGCGCATCGCCCACCACCTCGGCTTCGCGCAGGCCTTCACCTCCGTCGGCCAGGTCTACCCGCGCTCGCTGGACTACGAGGTCGTGACCTCCCTGGTGCAGCTGGCCGCCGCGCCGTCCTCGCTCGCCAAGACCATCCGGCTGATGGCCGGGCACGAGCTGGTCACCGAGGGCTTCAAGCCCGGCCAGGTCGGCTCGTCCGCCATGCCGCACAAGATGAACACCCGCTCCTGCGAGCGCGTCAACGGCCTCATGGTCATCCTGCGCGGCTACGCCTCCATGGCCGGCGAGCTCGCGGGCGACCAGTGGAACGAGGGCGACGTCTCCTGCTCCGTGGTGCGCCGCGTGGCCCTGCCGGACGCGTTCTTCGCGCTCGACGGCCTGATGGAGACCTTCCTGACGGTCCTCGACGAGTTCGGCGCCTTCCCCGCGGTCGTCGCCCGCGAGCTGGACCGCTACCTGCCCTTCCTCGCCACCACCAAGGTGCTCATGGCCGCCGTGCGCGCCGGGGTCGGCCGCGAGGTCGCGCACGAGGCGATCAAGGAGCACGCGGTGGCCTCCGCCCTGGCCATGCGCGAGCAGGGCGCCGAGCGCAACGAGCTCCTCGACAAGCTCGCCGCCGACGAGCGCATCCCGCTCGACCGGGCCGGCCTGGACGCCCTGATGGCCGACAAGCTGTCCTTCACCGGCGCCGCGGCCGACCAGGCCGCCCTGGTGGTCTCCCGCATCGAGGAGATCGCCAAGCGCCACCCGGAGGCCGCGGCGTACGCGCCGGGGGCGATCCTCTGA
- the mug gene encoding G/U mismatch-specific DNA glycosylase → MTPAELEAARDRLVPDVVADGLRVLFCGINPGLMSAATGHHFARPGNRFWPVLHASGFTPRQLRPAEQEELLGYGLGITNVVARASARADELSTAEYVEGGRILTEKVELLKPRWLAVVGVTAYRVAFGDKHAKIGPQERTIGATRIWALPNPSGLNAHWPLPKMAEEYGRLREAARRES, encoded by the coding sequence CTGACACCGGCAGAGCTGGAGGCCGCCCGCGACCGCCTCGTACCCGACGTGGTCGCGGACGGCCTCCGCGTTCTCTTCTGCGGCATCAACCCCGGCCTGATGTCGGCCGCCACCGGCCACCACTTCGCCCGCCCGGGCAACCGCTTCTGGCCGGTCCTGCACGCCTCGGGCTTCACGCCGCGGCAGCTGCGCCCCGCCGAGCAGGAGGAACTGCTCGGCTACGGGCTCGGCATCACCAACGTCGTCGCCCGGGCCTCGGCGCGCGCGGACGAGCTGAGCACCGCGGAGTACGTCGAGGGCGGCCGCATCCTGACGGAGAAGGTCGAGCTGCTGAAGCCGCGCTGGCTCGCGGTCGTCGGGGTGACCGCCTACCGCGTCGCGTTCGGCGACAAGCACGCGAAGATCGGCCCGCAGGAGCGGACGATAGGCGCCACCCGCATCTGGGCCCTGCCCAACCCCAGCGGCCTCAACGCCCACTGGCCGCTGCCGAAGATGGCCGAGGAGTACGGCCGGCTGCGCGAGGCGGCTCGGCGCGAGAGCTGA
- a CDS encoding ABC transporter permease — MNVLAPVLRSEWAKIRSVRSLLVALSAAFVASVGVTVLVHAMVGRAEADEADFEAVYSSYFGLNFGHIAAVCFGVMAVAGEYAGGGIRLSLAAVPRRGVFWAGKLLVLGAAALPVGLATGFGCFLGAQALLGEYGVGLGTPGALRSAVGCGVYLALLTVFSAGVAAVVRSQVGALSVLTPVVFLISPVFAGVSGIGKVVAFLPDRAGQQILHPVPEGPLGAWSGLGVMALWTALAAAAGWWSLSRRDA; from the coding sequence ATGAACGTCCTCGCACCCGTCCTCCGCTCCGAGTGGGCCAAGATCCGTTCGGTGAGGTCCCTGCTCGTCGCCCTGTCGGCCGCCTTCGTCGCCTCCGTCGGAGTCACCGTGCTGGTGCACGCGATGGTCGGCAGGGCCGAGGCCGACGAGGCGGACTTCGAAGCGGTGTACAGCTCGTACTTCGGCCTCAACTTCGGGCACATCGCCGCCGTCTGCTTCGGTGTGATGGCGGTGGCCGGGGAGTACGCGGGCGGCGGGATCCGCCTCTCGCTCGCCGCCGTCCCGCGCCGCGGCGTGTTCTGGGCAGGCAAGCTGCTCGTCCTGGGCGCTGCCGCCCTGCCGGTGGGGCTGGCGACCGGCTTCGGCTGCTTCCTCGGCGCGCAGGCGCTGCTGGGCGAGTACGGCGTGGGGCTGGGGACGCCCGGCGCGCTCCGGTCGGCGGTCGGCTGCGGCGTCTACCTCGCGCTGCTCACCGTGTTCTCGGCGGGGGTGGCCGCGGTGGTCCGCAGCCAGGTCGGGGCGCTGTCGGTGCTCACGCCCGTGGTGTTCCTGATCTCGCCGGTCTTCGCTGGGGTCTCCGGCATCGGGAAGGTGGTGGCCTTCCTGCCGGACCGGGCGGGCCAGCAGATCCTGCACCCGGTTCCCGAGGGCCCGCTCGGGGCGTGGTCGGGGCTGGGCGTGATGGCGCTGTGGACGGCGCTCGCGGCCGCGGCGGGGTGGTGGTCGCTGAGCCGCCGCGACGCGTGA
- a CDS encoding ABC transporter ATP-binding protein, giving the protein MTSIEIRELTKRYGPVCALDGLTVTVRPGRVTGFLGPNGAGKSTTMRMVLGLDRPTSGAALVGGRPYASFAEPLRHVGALLDASAAHPGRTAHDHLLTLALANRIPARRVGEVLEETGLASAARRRVRTFSLGMRQRLGLAAALLGDPPVLLLDEPANGLDPEGILQLRRLTRRLAQEGRTVLISSHLMSEMAQTADHLVVLGRGRLLADASLSDFVGGSASLEEAYFALTDGSAEFTHQEGTPS; this is encoded by the coding sequence ATGACCTCGATCGAAATCCGTGAACTCACCAAGCGGTACGGCCCGGTGTGCGCCCTGGACGGGCTCACCGTGACCGTCCGGCCGGGCCGGGTGACCGGCTTCCTGGGCCCCAACGGCGCCGGGAAGTCCACCACGATGCGCATGGTCCTCGGCCTCGACCGGCCCACGTCCGGCGCGGCCCTGGTGGGAGGCCGTCCGTACGCCTCGTTCGCCGAGCCGCTGCGGCACGTCGGCGCACTGCTGGACGCCTCGGCCGCCCACCCCGGCCGGACCGCACACGACCACCTGCTCACCCTCGCCCTCGCCAACCGCATCCCCGCCCGACGCGTCGGCGAGGTGCTGGAGGAGACGGGCCTGGCGTCCGCGGCGCGGCGCCGCGTGCGGACCTTCTCCCTGGGGATGCGGCAGCGCCTCGGGCTGGCCGCGGCGCTCCTCGGCGACCCGCCCGTGCTCCTGCTCGACGAGCCCGCCAACGGCCTCGACCCCGAGGGCATCCTCCAGCTGCGCCGGCTGACGCGCCGCCTGGCGCAGGAGGGGCGGACCGTCCTGATCTCCAGCCACCTCATGAGCGAGATGGCGCAGACCGCCGACCACCTCGTCGTGCTCGGGCGGGGCCGGCTGCTCGCGGACGCCTCCCTGAGCGACTTCGTCGGCGGGAGCGCCTCCCTGGAGGAGGCCTACTTCGCCCTGACCGACGGCTCCGCCGAATTCACGCACCAGGAAGGCACGCCCTCATGA
- a CDS encoding sensor histidine kinase, producing MIAPLRPVTRAVTYTRWLHLVMAMVVATVFAFVFPGLANMDTLAGAWLLVAPLPLLVVAGTVPRVRLSEGMQAQLLLHPARRDGREPDFTPAPSASWSDRRRTVLWLVLRYELGTLTAFFSVHTPTLAVNLISAACGGRPESVLSLWKPRGSHWWYALVALAALALLLAFVVVAGEVTARAARALLGPSAAQRLAALEERTERLLEHNRLARELHDSVGHALTVAVLQAGAARAAGSPEFTDKALAAIEETGRHALEDLERVLKVLREDASGPAAGRPALTDIERLLTAARGSGTEVTAEVSGALEALPGPVSREGYRIAQEALTNVVRHAGPMPVSLRIAVRADALELDIRNPLPGAAVSAVSGTGSGLRGIRERAALLGGHAETGVHEGAWRVRAVLPLSA from the coding sequence ATGATCGCTCCCCTGCGCCCGGTGACCCGCGCGGTCACGTACACCCGCTGGCTGCACCTGGTGATGGCGATGGTCGTCGCCACGGTGTTCGCCTTCGTGTTCCCCGGGCTCGCCAACATGGACACGCTCGCGGGCGCCTGGCTGCTCGTGGCGCCGCTGCCGCTGCTGGTGGTGGCCGGAACGGTCCCGAGGGTGCGGCTCTCGGAGGGGATGCAGGCGCAGCTGCTGCTCCATCCGGCCCGCCGGGACGGCCGGGAGCCGGACTTCACGCCCGCACCCTCGGCCTCGTGGAGCGATCGCCGGCGCACGGTGCTGTGGCTGGTCCTGCGGTACGAACTGGGCACGCTGACGGCCTTCTTCTCGGTGCACACGCCGACGCTCGCGGTGAACCTCATCAGCGCCGCGTGCGGCGGCCGGCCGGAGAGCGTGCTGTCCCTGTGGAAGCCCCGGGGAAGCCACTGGTGGTACGCGCTCGTGGCCCTGGCGGCCCTGGCGCTGCTCCTGGCCTTCGTCGTCGTCGCGGGCGAGGTGACCGCGCGCGCCGCACGGGCGCTCCTCGGCCCCTCGGCGGCCCAGCGCCTGGCCGCGCTGGAGGAGCGCACGGAACGCCTGCTGGAACACAACCGGCTCGCCCGGGAGCTGCACGACTCCGTGGGGCACGCGCTGACGGTCGCCGTGCTCCAGGCGGGCGCGGCGCGTGCCGCAGGCTCGCCCGAGTTCACCGACAAGGCGCTGGCGGCCATCGAGGAGACGGGCCGGCACGCGCTGGAGGACCTGGAACGCGTCCTCAAGGTCCTGCGCGAGGACGCGTCCGGACCGGCGGCGGGACGCCCGGCCCTGACCGACATCGAGCGGCTGCTCACCGCCGCCCGGGGCTCCGGCACCGAAGTCACCGCCGAGGTCAGCGGCGCCCTGGAGGCCCTGCCGGGCCCGGTCTCGCGCGAGGGCTACCGCATCGCCCAGGAGGCGCTCACCAACGTGGTGCGGCACGCGGGCCCGATGCCGGTGTCGCTGCGCATAGCGGTCCGCGCGGACGCCCTGGAGCTGGACATCCGCAACCCCCTCCCCGGGGCCGCGGTCAGCGCCGTCAGCGGCACGGGCAGCGGCCTGCGGGGCATCCGCGAGCGTGCCGCCCTGCTCGGCGGCCACGCCGAGACCGGAGTGCACGAGGGCGCCTGGCGGGTGCGGGCCGTGCTCCCGCTGAGCGCCTAG
- a CDS encoding response regulator transcription factor, protein MPITVLLVDDEPLVRAGLRAILEAQPDIEVTGEAADGAAVVPMVRQLRPDVVAMDVRMPLLDGIEATRAVLRTVQPPPKIMVVTTFENDEYVYDALRAGADGFLLKRAAPAEIVHAVRTVAAGDSLLFPAVLRNIAADRGNERARAAMEKAALTAREAEVLRQMARGLSNAEIAATLLLGSETVKTHVSAVLAKLGARDRTQAVIAAYESGFVTPG, encoded by the coding sequence GTGCCGATAACTGTTCTGCTGGTCGACGACGAGCCGCTCGTCCGCGCGGGCCTGCGCGCCATCCTCGAAGCACAGCCCGACATCGAGGTGACGGGCGAGGCCGCCGACGGGGCGGCCGTGGTGCCGATGGTGCGTCAGCTGCGCCCGGACGTCGTCGCGATGGACGTACGGATGCCGCTGCTGGACGGCATCGAGGCGACGCGTGCCGTCCTGCGCACGGTGCAGCCGCCGCCGAAGATCATGGTCGTGACCACCTTCGAGAACGACGAGTACGTCTACGACGCGCTGCGCGCCGGCGCCGACGGCTTCCTCCTCAAGCGCGCCGCGCCCGCCGAGATCGTCCATGCGGTCCGCACGGTCGCGGCCGGCGACTCGCTGCTGTTCCCGGCCGTGCTGCGCAACATCGCGGCGGACCGGGGCAACGAGCGGGCCCGGGCGGCGATGGAGAAGGCCGCCCTGACGGCCCGTGAGGCGGAGGTGCTGCGCCAGATGGCCCGCGGCCTGTCCAACGCGGAGATCGCGGCCACCCTGCTGCTCGGCTCCGAGACGGTGAAGACGCACGTCAGCGCGGTGCTGGCGAAGCTGGGGGCGCGGGACCGCACCCAGGCGGTGATCGCGGCGTACGAGTCGGGATTCGTCACGCCCGGGTGA
- a CDS encoding ROK family protein has protein sequence MGRLTGGDPSLLRRINSAVVLHALRTAVSPASPLSTAPTLTDLVKVTGLSRPTVEGVIEGLMESGLVVEAPAGEGEARRQGRPARRFRFRVEAGHLLGIEIGPHRIAALMADLSGRVMGSASLDVPETAPADERLDRVRDAVADLLARSGVPRSGLRAVGVASPGIVEADGTVRLGTALPGWTGLPLGERLRRSFRCPVLVENDANAAAVAEHWKGAATGSDDVVFVLAGLSPGAGSLIGGRLHRGFGGAAGEIGALHLLGREATPEEVLSTTGEPLHPLDEEQVARVFALAREGDEQAAAAVERFMRRLVHDVAALVLALDPELVVVGGWAAGISGVLEPLRTELARYCLRPPQVVQSMLGEAAVATGALRLALDHVEKQLFAVESTVTARR, from the coding sequence TTGGGGCGGCTCACCGGCGGGGATCCGTCCCTGCTGCGGCGGATCAACTCGGCCGTGGTCCTGCACGCGCTCCGCACGGCCGTCTCTCCCGCGTCCCCGCTGTCCACCGCGCCCACCCTCACGGACCTGGTCAAGGTCACCGGCCTGTCCAGGCCGACCGTGGAGGGCGTGATCGAGGGCCTCATGGAGTCCGGCCTGGTGGTGGAGGCGCCCGCCGGGGAGGGCGAGGCGCGCCGCCAGGGCCGCCCCGCGCGCCGCTTCCGCTTCCGGGTGGAGGCCGGCCACCTGCTGGGCATCGAGATCGGGCCGCACCGGATCGCCGCCCTGATGGCCGATCTGAGCGGGCGGGTCATGGGCTCGGCGTCCCTGGACGTGCCGGAGACCGCCCCGGCGGACGAGCGGCTGGACCGGGTGCGGGACGCGGTCGCCGATCTGCTCGCGCGCTCGGGAGTGCCGCGCAGCGGGCTGCGGGCCGTCGGCGTGGCCAGCCCGGGCATCGTGGAGGCCGACGGCACCGTCCGGCTGGGCACGGCGCTGCCGGGCTGGACCGGCCTGCCGCTCGGGGAGCGGCTGCGCCGCTCGTTCCGGTGCCCGGTCCTCGTGGAGAACGACGCGAACGCGGCCGCGGTGGCCGAGCACTGGAAGGGCGCCGCCACGGGGTCGGACGATGTCGTCTTCGTCCTGGCCGGGCTCAGCCCGGGGGCCGGCTCGCTGATCGGCGGGCGGCTGCACCGGGGCTTCGGGGGCGCGGCCGGCGAAATCGGCGCCCTGCACCTGCTCGGCCGGGAGGCGACCCCCGAAGAGGTGCTGTCCACGACGGGGGAGCCGCTGCACCCGCTGGACGAGGAGCAGGTGGCACGGGTCTTCGCGCTGGCGCGCGAGGGCGACGAGCAGGCCGCGGCGGCCGTGGAGCGCTTCATGCGCAGGCTCGTGCACGACGTGGCCGCGCTGGTGCTGGCCCTGGATCCGGAGCTGGTCGTCGTCGGCGGCTGGGCGGCGGGGATCAGCGGAGTGCTGGAGCCGCTGCGCACGGAGCTGGCCCGCTACTGCCTCCGGCCGCCGCAGGTGGTGCAGTCGATGCTGGGCGAGGCCGCGGTGGCCACGGGCGCGCTGCGCCTGGCCCTCGACCACGTGGAGAAGCAGCTGTTCGCCGTGGAGAGCACGGTCACCGCGCGGCGGTGA
- a CDS encoding GntR family transcriptional regulator, producing the protein MGTTQLETVPEPKYWHLKTVLSEALDSEFAVGEILPNERELAARFGVARATLRQALEQLELEGRLQRRRGVGTTVAPPRVGVAVGEAEDAWPGAATDSWQAVDCQETAPPTAVARLLGTAAGQTVHTVRRIRRTHGQPVAAELLYVPGSSVPGLAAIDAASGAARARTVLRELQRLGLEGQDRAVELGSARAEDAKQLDRLPGAPVLLVTTRYFAGGATAAVAVATYRADTCRLTFGESGVQLLAAG; encoded by the coding sequence GTGGGGACCACGCAGCTCGAAACGGTGCCGGAGCCGAAGTACTGGCACCTGAAGACCGTGCTCAGCGAGGCGCTCGACTCCGAGTTCGCGGTGGGTGAGATCCTGCCGAACGAGCGGGAGCTCGCCGCCCGGTTCGGCGTCGCACGGGCCACGCTCCGGCAGGCACTCGAACAACTGGAGCTCGAAGGACGGCTGCAGCGCCGCCGCGGCGTCGGCACCACCGTCGCCCCGCCCCGCGTGGGCGTGGCCGTCGGTGAGGCCGAGGACGCCTGGCCGGGCGCCGCCACGGATTCCTGGCAGGCCGTCGACTGCCAGGAGACGGCGCCGCCCACGGCCGTCGCCCGGCTGCTCGGCACGGCCGCCGGCCAGACGGTGCACACGGTGCGCCGGATCCGCCGGACGCACGGCCAGCCCGTGGCCGCCGAGCTGCTGTACGTGCCGGGGTCGTCCGTTCCCGGCCTCGCCGCGATCGACGCCGCGTCGGGCGCCGCCCGCGCCCGTACCGTCCTGCGCGAGCTGCAGCGCCTCGGCCTGGAGGGCCAGGACCGCGCGGTCGAGCTGGGCTCGGCCCGCGCCGAGGACGCCAAGCAGCTCGACCGGCTGCCCGGCGCGCCCGTCCTCCTCGTCACCACGCGCTACTTCGCCGGGGGCGCCACGGCGGCCGTGGCCGTCGCCACCTACCGCGCGGACACCTGCCGGCTCACGTTCGGTGAGTCCGGAGTGCAGCTCCTGGCCGCGGGCTGA
- a CDS encoding SDR family oxidoreductase: MGQVTVVTGGSRGIGAAVAVRLARAGHGIGIGYERAADAAEETARAVRAEGVGCVAVQVDTSVESAVDALFDTVRTELGPVTGLVNNAGITGLLGRFTETPVERMRRVVDVNVTGALICARRAALEMSTRHGGRGGAIVNISSGAATLGSPGEYVHYAASKAAVDAMTIGLSKELAEEGIRVNSVQPGMIVTGIHAAMGDPERPWRNPGRVPMGRPGEPDEVAAAVAWLLSPDASYTTGAVLRVAGGL, translated from the coding sequence ATGGGCCAGGTCACGGTGGTCACGGGAGGCAGCCGGGGGATCGGCGCCGCCGTCGCGGTGCGGCTGGCGCGCGCCGGCCACGGCATCGGCATCGGCTACGAACGGGCGGCCGACGCCGCCGAGGAGACGGCCCGGGCGGTGCGCGCCGAAGGCGTCGGATGCGTCGCCGTACAGGTCGACACCAGCGTGGAGAGCGCGGTGGACGCCCTCTTCGACACGGTGCGGACGGAACTGGGCCCGGTCACCGGGCTGGTGAACAACGCGGGCATCACCGGCCTGCTCGGCCGGTTCACCGAGACGCCCGTGGAACGGATGCGGCGGGTCGTCGACGTCAACGTGACGGGCGCTCTGATCTGCGCCCGGCGGGCCGCCCTGGAGATGTCCACCCGCCACGGCGGCCGGGGCGGCGCGATCGTGAACATCTCCTCGGGCGCGGCCACCCTCGGCAGCCCGGGGGAGTACGTGCACTACGCGGCGAGCAAGGCCGCCGTGGACGCGATGACCATCGGGCTGTCCAAGGAGCTCGCCGAGGAGGGCATCCGCGTCAACTCCGTACAGCCCGGGATGATCGTCACCGGCATCCACGCGGCGATGGGCGACCCGGAGCGGCCGTGGCGCAACCCCGGCCGGGTGCCGATGGGCCGTCCCGGCGAGCCCGACGAGGTCGCGGCGGCGGTGGCGTGGCTGCTCTCGCCGGACGCCTCGTACACCACCGGAGCGGTCCTGCGGGTGGCCGGCGGCCTGTAG